In Lolium perenne isolate Kyuss_39 chromosome 5, Kyuss_2.0, whole genome shotgun sequence, the sequence GAAAAATGCGAAAGCTGGCCTTCCTTCAGTTAGAAAAAGTGACTTGCATGTTTGGACAAAGAAGCAATCACGCTATCATGAGTTGAGATCACTAGGGTCTGAGCTATTTGACTTGGCATCCGGTAGTGATGATGCATTTGTGGAGGTGAAGGACTATCTTGTTGGTCAGATTTCGAGACATAAAAGTTCTTCCAAACCAGCCAATGATGCCCCAGCGCATGCTGGTGAAGGCAGTCGAAGTGAAGCTGCTCCCAAGACTCGAGGTTCGGTCCTAGATCCCAAATGTGTAGTCACCAAGGGTGCACCTAAAGGGAGAATTAAGTCATTTGATGAACCACCAAAACCGAGACTATGCAGTGGATGCCGCGAACCTGGCCATGACATTCGTAAGTGTCCTGAGGCACAACCAAAGTAAGTTGCTGCTACATGCTGGGTTAAATTGTCTAGGGATTTGtatgcaaatttttttttttgtataacAAGAGTAATTGTGTTGCTTCGCAGGTAATTGTATAGCTTCTATGGATTCAGCGTTGAAGTGGCTTTAGCATAAACTTGCAGGTACTGTCATGAATGTCTAAGGACAAAGTTAAGCAACCCTTGGCCCCAGCTAGAAGGTCGCTGAAATCTTTGTGATTTTTCCGGTGACTGTCATCTTTTTTCCAGGCCATGCACAAGACTGACTTATTGACAGTGAGTTGCAGTGGGCTACGGGACAGCGAATGATTCACGGCCTAGAAGGACATGAATCTCACGCCCCACAATCTGTACACTGGAAAGAGCAGCTACCGTGAGGATCTGCGTATATTTTGAGGATCTGTGTTGTTATGTAAATCTATTTGCTGCGAAATTGCGGATGATTCTCTTTGATTCTGAAATATCAACCAAACATATACAGCTATGTTTTCAGTTCTTAATTTACCATATAGTATAGGTTGGTCTGAGTACCCTAAAAGTACTGTTCTGAGTATGGCATAAGTAGGCAGTTCTCTATCTCGGAAAATAAGCTTGAATATCacccctttttctttttgtcaAATTTTATACAGAGTTTTAGGAGCTTCACACGGAAACAAGCATAAAAAAAAACACTTCAGATTTTGGGAGCTGCACACGGAAACAAGCATCAAGAGCACTTTCTTTTACTGCTAATCCGAACATGTACAACTTTATTTTTAGTTCTTACTTTACCATGTACTTATCATTTGTTTGATCACTGTAAATGTACTGTTCTAAATATGGCGTACATAAGCAGTCCTCAATGTAAGCTTGGAAGGTCACCACTGTTGTTTTTTTGTCTATGGAATGACACACAAGTGGTGCATGTGTAACAGATGGGCACTAATATATGTCGCTAATATTTGTCTAAGTCAAACGAAGAGAAAGGGCTAACGGGAAAAGGAGAAGAGGTCACCTTTAGTGACGTTTTTTTtgctgaaaatttcggcaattcCTCGCGGGTCAGACTTGATAGCATGGCAATGGCATCCGGCAACTCTCACTCCCAAATGGCTTATTGCTGATAATGAGCTAGGACGCGAAGCTGATAGTCAAATACGCAGAGTAGGTGGACAAAATCTGTTGTGCCTTTCAGACTCCTCTCAAATCATTAGGAtgtactacctccatttcaagaAATAAGACGTtctcgttttacgtgttttttgtttgacTAAGAAATACttcaaataaataaaaaatatttgtatgaaattagtatcattaaaaaccgtttttcaatacgaatccaacgatactaattacatataatatattcaagattttgttgctcaatttttatggtcaaagttcgtcttgaaatacgCGTGTGCCTTATTCCTTaaaaacggaggtagtatagtAAAGGAAGATGCATTGTCCCGCGTTTCTATCAGCGGCGGCGGTCACTGAATTTGGTAGGAGGAGGGGGAGCTGGCCGTCAGGTCAAAGTGAGAAAGGGGACCCCATTGTCCAGCTTCCCGCGACGCGGTCTGGTGAGAGAAGGAATTCACCACCGCCAATTCCTACCTGGTGTCATCAGCGACGGCATGCGGCATGGTGCACCGTCTTCTGCCAAACCATCAAGCTACTGCATCTATTGAAGCCAATCCTCTCATCGGCCTTGAGAACTGCAAAAAATGACGGTGACGGGCTTGCCAAGAAACAGAGTAACTAATGTGTTATGATGATTGAAGAAAGAAACATACCGTCTGATTTGTCATTGTGGTGTAGAGAAAGAAGTTGGCAGCACCTACGCCGAGCAGCGGCATGCGCCCCTCGCAGCGGAGCGCCACGCGGACAAGCCCCGTGACCGATTCGCCCTCATCAACTAGGAACCTTGCGGGCCTGCGCTCCCCAGGACGTTTACCGTCACCAGCACGCGCGCCTGGCCGCCAATCCCCATCGCCGGCTTGCGCGGGGCACAACTTTTCTGAGCTCACCCAGCTCGAGGTTCCACAGCTCTAGCCCAAAGGTGGACGGCGGAGCAGTGCCGATTCGTCAACAGGAGGGGAGGAGCCGCGGAGGGCCGGAGGGACAGGAGCACAACTAGAGGTCTCGCCAGACGGGTCAGCTTCCATCCGTTGCTTCAGTTCTTGCTCAGCTCGAGTTCACACAAAGCAATTGGGGAAGAACACGGAGTCGGAAAGAGGAGCTGAGATGTGTGAGATTAGGAGAAGGATACGGACGGGTTATGTTTCTAGGGATTTCTTTTTGTGGACGAAAAGTCACTGCATGCGAGCAATAATTAGCTTggcaaaacttgctgctatttctTAGGTTGTCAATGACTTGCATAAcgcatgattttttttttgggatagtcatattGCTTTGGACTTGCATAACGCATGAAAAATTCTTCTACCCATGCAATTTTTTGTGCTTAACAAGCAATTTTCCCTACCTATGCTTTTATAATTTGTATGATCAAATAGTGTAGCAACTTTTTCTGACCAATACGACTatctcaaaaaattcaaaaaaatatatTAGGGCTGGTGTACATCACGGGGCACCGAGACAGAAACTGGCGATATCACATCTCAGCTCTCACCTAACCATTGTATTCTGTGGGCGGGCCATGACCCAGTTTTGCTACTTGTGTAATCTCGCTCATGCACTCAGCTCCAGACTCACACAATATTTTTTCCATTTTATTATAGCTTTTTAGAAATTAGAAGAAATTAATTTTTCCGCACTGGGCCCCAGCCATATCATGGTTCTAGACGCGAGGGTCGCAGCGATGGTCGCACcaaacaagcataggaaagcccATCAATGAAAAAGACTATACACTTGCATCACCGGAATGTCACGTACCACCACAACTAGAACCTGCATACAACACTGCATTATTTCCATTTGTTCAAACTGATGACTGATTTCTACCCAGGAGAAAACATTAAACATTCATCTTCTTGAACAACATAGGTGTCATTTTAATACAAAATTGTCGTGAATCATCACCAAGACCAACAGCCACAACTACAGTGTGCATACAGCACTGTGCATTATTTCCATTTGTTCAAACTGATGACAAATTTCTACCCAGGAGGAAACATTAAACATTCATCTTCTTGACCAACAAAGATGTCATTTTACTACAAAATTTATTTAATCATCAAcatggtttaggggtttagggttcagggtttgTTGCAGCGACACGCCACGCCCTTTGTTGCTAGATTGTTTGTTATAGTATTTTTTTAAGTACTACACTGAGGTGCTGCAAAAGTTTTGGTGTTTTCTAAAACTGGTACGGTAGCGCCATGTTTTGGATTTTTTTCCAGCACCCATAGGTATTGCTAGAAAAAGTAGAGCTATTTCCTCGCAAAGAAATCACGACCGCAATATTCTTCCCTAACGATTGTTTGAAAAAGTAGAAGTGGAAGAGTCAAACTCCTCAACGGTGGAAAGACAGGAAAGATAAAAGTGTTAAATCAATTGTTTGAAAGATATTAAAAATAGCATTTACTATTAGAAGTTGTATTTTCCATACTCAAAGGGAAGAAATTAGAAAGAGGGAACCGCTAATCGTGAGGCGACGAAAAAAATATTGTAGTATTTTCTCCGGATGAGAGAAACGATGAGTGATAAAGTACTGTAAAAGAAGGTTATGATGTTCTTCCCAGGCAAAAAAAAAGACAGTCGGTGGAGCAAGCATATATTTTTGGTGGCACCGTagaacaacaaaaaaaaaacttcccCTGATAAAGGAGGCAGCGAATGTTAGAATTACCGCTGAAAAATTATTAAATCGATAAATTACCATTGACGCTGAAGATTTCTACCGAGATATTGCTTTAGGAAAATATGAAGACCTATAGCTGATGTAGCAACAGAGATGACACCCTTACATATATGACCATCAGTTGCTGGCAAACACAAACTACACCTCCCACACCCTAGAcagcacgggcgcggcgtgcgccgCGCTGCAAACTTCCTAGTACAGTGCATGCATGTCTCATGTCAACTTGTTCTTGCTCCCATACGAACGTGTACACGTTTTATAAATCATTaccaaattgattatgcctaaatGCCAGGTTTAAAGGAAAAATTACTAGATTACCAAGATAATTAGGCCTTGAAAGATATGCTTAATTATTCCTAATTGCCAGATTAACTAGATATCAACtgcggcgatttacacaaaaataacctaaaagtgaaactatagcacagactgatctatcgggcaaactatttcacccatctaacccttttgtgtggcgcccctctcatgggcgccacacaagCCCGAGTGGCGCCCGTGCCTGCGGCGCCAcactcccagccgacgtggcgtcgTCGATGCTGAGctgtgcgccgatccgacgtggcaggatgtgtggcgccgctctgaagggtgccacacattgaaagtgtggcgccgctcggaagggcgccacacatccagttAAGTGTGGCGCCCGAGCCGCCCCCAGCCCGGCCCAGctcttcttctcctctctctGTTTTCTTCAAGAACGAAGGCTGCCGgcggttcctcctcctcccccctctCCCCCCCATCAAATCCACCCCCAAATCATCAGATCTGCCCGGCCAATCTCTTCCCAATCCCTTCCTCAAGGTATTCTCCCTCGATCCCCTTCGTTTCATCCATGATTTTCTCGGATTTAATTCAATTTAGACATGGAACGCTAGATATGAAAATCGTAGAAATTGAATCAATGTgctcatgtatgtgttgaaatccatATTCTCGTGTATCTATGTGTTGAAACCCTAGATTTGTTGAAACCCTAGACATCAAATTTCaatgaatgtgtatgtgtaggaaccctagatatgtatgtATCCATATTCTtatgtatatatatgtatgtatgtgatgtatgtgtgatggcttatttggatatattctcatgtatgtgttgaaatccatATTATCATGTATCTATGTGTTGAAATCCTAGATTTGTTGAAACCCTAGACATCAAATTTCAATGAGGATATATGTATGTGAGGTATCCATATTCTTATGTAAGTGCATGTATGTATGTGAggtatgtgtgatggcttatttggatttgaattctcatgtatgtgtgatGTATATGTGATACAAAAGCtagatatattctcatgtatgtgttgctcatattatttgtgatggaataactcaaatttgttaggaatggctcataatatggtgtatttgtgtaaacatgtaggatggtgtggctcctagatcaagagtatgacagggatcaccgggcttttcatatgacggagaggagAAGGGTTCTTCACcccttgaagattcgttaccatggcacagtggatatggcgtatgacgagaggtacacggagttcatccagcctaccggtcttctcccgttcatcacgcttgtaagccggggggggggggggccgaacatgaacgccgcggcactcaccgcccttgtcgaccggtggaggccggagacgcacaccttccacttgagggccggcgagatgacccctactctgcaggatgtttccatgatccttggacttcctattcagggcgacccactgtgtatgaacacagcttctgatgggtggcgcggacagatggaggaccttattggcatggctcctccggAGCCAGCAGATAAGAAGGATAGAACTCCCGCCGGCGCATCTTTCTCTTGGATCAGGACTCACTTTGGAGAATGCCCGGAAGGGGCCGACCGTGACACTGTCAAGACATACACCCGAGTGTACTTGTGGTATATggtttcgaggactctctttcctgacagtggtgggaagctggcccattggtgttggctcaaggcgcttacggtgttggagcacccgtggagttggggaacagcggcacttgcctacctctaccggcagtTGGACGAAGGttgtcgcaggactgggagcggcggtattggtggatgcttgctcctactttccgtatggagctgggaccacctatcagttgggcggcccAGGATACTCAACGCgaggccatggcctcattaccggaacaaccctgatcgggagcccacttgggcatacctttgggacaatgtctcggagatgacgagcgatccaatgATCATGTACAGGCACTACACtgaggagttggacactcttaccgctgagcaggtaacctTTCTGAAGCcatcactcttttgcaatcctaTTTCATACATTTCATTGGCGTGTTGTAAATTTTGaaatatttgtatgctgcaggtggattgggagccatatggtacctaTTACCGTATTGGCGCGGCGATGACTGACCTCAACCCCAAGTGCTTGGAGGAGGCGGGTTTCTGGCGTATGCggtgcccactcatatgcatgtgggcggttgaataccaccagccgcaaagagtgatgagacagtttgggttgtatcaggagtgcccacctgagtggcaagacacggaccacGCGCTCCATAGGTAAACTTCTTGAATCATGCGATGGTAACTTGTTGATCATAGGAAGCGATAGAATCTAACTTTATCCATTGTGCTCAAtatcttgcaggcttgataggcagcggcagaggaagatcacaaattggcctgtccatcatagcggccacgttacagcgttccaacactgtttCGAAGCGATACGGAATGGCGGACATGTCGAGGTTGTGCCTCACGACTTGGCTGCTTTCAACAACTATCTCCAATGGTTTCATGACagcacgcgtatcgagttagtgaaACCCGCGTATGATGACgacatcttggacgaccccatcgagttcgatgaggttgcgcaaagccagcacgacatcTATGCTCGAcaagggagatcgacttctattgcttcctctctgaacttcgtggtaatgtaTTCTCTCATTAGCTACTACATCATCTATATTGGCATGTGCTCCCTCAAATTGTGTATaatatgtttgtcacagcggtcCGAGATCCAAAAGACAGCTACAGAGTGTGAGGTTGTTTGGGATCAGAGCCATAGAGATGAAAAGCCTATCGGACCGATGcggcatttcattaaggtatggtcaccaactttgaatgtaagcTATTGTATTTGGCGGCTTTGTAACCATGACttccatgacgcagaacactgcacggaagttgcggcggttagccaagttgctaggttgccgcgaagGCGAAATTGCGGCTACATCCTCTTCTGAAGAGGCGGAGATTCCTGACGACACCATTCTAAGTCAAAGCATTAGTCGAGGCAAGAAGCAAGCCACACGGTCTGCGTACCAGTTGAAGCCGAGGGGCAATGCTCCACACCGttacactccggaagattatgcGAACTGAGGAAAGAAGGCTATGATCGAGCCCGATGAGGAGCCGCCGCGGAGATcatctttgaggaggatgaggaacgatGAGCCGTCATCTTCAGAGGAGCAGGAGGTGCAGCAGCAAGAAGAGCAACGGCAGCGGACGAAAAGGAaggccgtccggaagcagcccgtgaGGAGGGGACGTCGAGGAGGATAGATGGATTTGCTAcgtgttgtgaactctatcttcataagtatcgtgttgtgaactctatgtcatttcgaaccatgtcGTCATTTCTACGTGTTGTTTGAATCTATGTGCTACGATCTGAGCTATGATGTGTGCTATGTGTATGATTTGTGTATGAAATTGCTATTGAAATTGGTATTGTTGTATTGAAAACTGTTAAAATAAGGTAGGAATTTGCATGGTTTAGCACAAGTcagtgtgtggcgcccttgccaagGGCGCCACaatgcactgtgtggcgcccatgtcatcggcgccacacatgtcaATTTATATGTCAaccacatccaggggctccggacgcttagtccttagccgttttggcgaccctgtttgtgtggcgcccgtggcgccggcgccacactgcactgtgtggcgcccgtggcatcaccacatgcaccatgcccgggttagtagcggccatcgctaacaacaacctagggactcggttgtaggcttcctcccaatcaccgtacaacatcttgaatgcggcttgtttggccttccatgccttcccATACTTGACATCGTAGTCAAACCGGGATTTCACCGTATCTTGCACGGACCTAATGCT encodes:
- the LOC127303178 gene encoding uncharacterized protein codes for the protein MVWLLDQEYDRDHRAFHMTERRRVLHPLKIRYHGTVDMAYDERYTEFIQPTGLLPFITLDLIGMAPPEPADKKDRTPAGASFSWIRTHFGECPEGADRDTVKTYTRVYLWYMVSRTLFPDSGGKLAHWCWLKALTVLEHPWSWGTAALAYLYRQLDEGCRRTGSGGIGGCLLLLSVWSWDHLSVGRPRILNARPWPHYRNNPDREPTWAYLWDNVSEMTSDPMIMYRHYTEELDTLTAEQECPPEWQDTDHALHSNYLQWFHDSTRIELVKPAYDDDILDDPIEFDEVAQSQHDIYARQGRSTSIASSLNFVRSEIQKTATECEVVWDQSHRDEKPIGPMRHFIKKAMIEPDEEPPRRSSLRRMRNDEPSSSEEQEVQQQEEQRQRTKRKAVRKQPVRRGRRGG